From Callithrix jacchus isolate 240 chromosome 15, calJac240_pri, whole genome shotgun sequence, one genomic window encodes:
- the ZNF35 gene encoding zinc finger protein 35 isoform X1 translates to MTAELREEAMAVPPWGPVKVKKEEEEEENFPGQASSQQVHSENIEVWARGEGLQTGLEGSEEEEKGQNIFWDMAVVLKATQEAPAASPLGSYSLPATLAKSEILETHGTMSFLGAETKNLQLLVPKTEICEEAEKPLMLSGRIQKADPQRPELEEACEKGSMLKRQRIKREKKDFRQMIVNDCHLPKSFKEEEDQKCKKSGGKYSLNSGTVKNPKTQLGQKPFTCSVCGKGFSQSANLVVHQRIHTGEKPFECHECGKAFIQSANLVVHQRIHTGQKPYVCSKCGKAFTQSSNLTVHQKIHSLEKTFKCSECEKAFSYSSQLARHQKVHITEKCYECNECGKTFTRSSNLIVHQRIHTGEKPFACNHCGKAFTQSANLIVHQRSHTGEKPYECKECGKAFSCFSHLIVHQRIHTAEKPYDCSECGKAFSQLSCLIVHQRIHSGDLPYVCNECGKAFTCSSYLLIHQRIHNGEKPYTCNECGKAFRQRSSLTVHQRIHTGEKPYKCEKCGAAFISNSHLMRHHRTHLVE, encoded by the exons ATGACTGCAGAATTGAGAGAAGAAGCCATGGCAGTACCCCCATGGGGCCCAGTGAAGgtgaaaaaggaggaggaggaagaagaaaacttcCCAGGTCAGGCATCCAGCCAACAAGTGCACTCTGAGAACATCGAAGTCTGGGCCCGGGGGGAGGGTCTTCAAACAGGACTTGAGGgatcagaagaggaagaaaag GGTCAGAACATATTCTGGGACATGGCGGTAGTCCTGAAAGCAACTCAGGAGGCACCTGCTGCTTCACCCCTTGGCAGCTACTCATTACCGGCGACTCTGGCCAAGAGTGAGATACTGGAGACTCATGGGACCATGAGCTTTCTAG GTGCTGAAACCAAGAACCTACAGTTACTGGTTCCAAAAACTGAGATATGTGAGGAAGCTGAAAAACCCCTCATGTTATCAGGAAGAATTCAGAAAGCTGATCCTCAAAGACCTGAGTTAGAAGAAGCTTGCGAAAAAGGAAGCATGTTAAAGAGACAGAGaataaagagggaaaagaaagatttCAGACAAATGATAGTGAATGACTGTCACTTACCTAAAAGCTTCAAAGAAGAGGAAGATCAGAAATGTAAGAAATCTGGGGGAAAATACAGCCTTAATTCTGGCACtgttaaaaatccaaaaacccaGCTTGGGCAAAAACCTTTTACGTGTAGCGTGTGTGGGAAAGGATTTAGTCAGAGTGCAAACCTCGTTGTGCATCAGCGAATCCACACTGGGGAGAAACCCTTTGAATGTCAtgaatgtgggaaggccttcaTTCAGAGTGCAAATCTTGTTGTGCATCAGAGAATCCACACTGGACAGAAACCTTATGTTTGCTCAaaatgtggaaaagccttcaCTCAGAGTTCAAATCTGACTGTACATCAAAAAATCCACTCCTTAGAAAAAACTTTTAAGTGCAGTGAATGTGAGAAAGCCTTTAGTTATAGCTCACAACTTGCTCGGCACCAGAAAGTCCACATTACAGAAAAATGCTATGAATGTAATGAGTGTGGGAAAACGTTTACTAGGAGCTCAAACCTCATTGTCCACCAGAGGatccacactggagagaagcccttTGCCTGTAATCATTGTGGCAAAGCCTTTACCCAGAGTGCAAATCTTATTGTGCATCAGCGAAGCCATACTGGTGAGAAGCCATATGAGTGTAAAgagtgtgggaaagcctttagtTGTTTTTCACACCTTATTGTGCACCAGAGAATTCACACTGCAGAGAAACCTTACGACTGCAgcgaatgtgggaaagcctttagtCAGCTCTCTTGCCTTATTGTCCACCAGAGAATTCACAGTGGAGATCTTCCTTATGTgtgtaatgaatgtgggaaggccttcaCATGTAGCTCGTACCTACTTATTCATCAGAGAATCCATAATGGAGAAAAACCTTACACgtgtaatgaatgtgggaaggccttcagACAGAGGTCAAGCCTCACTGTGCACCAGAGAATCCACACTGGGGAGAAGCCCTACAAATGTGAGAAGTGTGGTGCAGCTTTCATTTCTAACTCACACCTCATGCGACACCACAGAACCCATCTTGTTGAATAA
- the ZNF35 gene encoding zinc finger protein 35 isoform X2, which produces MAVVLKATQEAPAASPLGSYSLPATLAKSEILETHGTMSFLGAETKNLQLLVPKTEICEEAEKPLMLSGRIQKADPQRPELEEACEKGSMLKRQRIKREKKDFRQMIVNDCHLPKSFKEEEDQKCKKSGGKYSLNSGTVKNPKTQLGQKPFTCSVCGKGFSQSANLVVHQRIHTGEKPFECHECGKAFIQSANLVVHQRIHTGQKPYVCSKCGKAFTQSSNLTVHQKIHSLEKTFKCSECEKAFSYSSQLARHQKVHITEKCYECNECGKTFTRSSNLIVHQRIHTGEKPFACNHCGKAFTQSANLIVHQRSHTGEKPYECKECGKAFSCFSHLIVHQRIHTAEKPYDCSECGKAFSQLSCLIVHQRIHSGDLPYVCNECGKAFTCSSYLLIHQRIHNGEKPYTCNECGKAFRQRSSLTVHQRIHTGEKPYKCEKCGAAFISNSHLMRHHRTHLVE; this is translated from the exons ATGGCGGTAGTCCTGAAAGCAACTCAGGAGGCACCTGCTGCTTCACCCCTTGGCAGCTACTCATTACCGGCGACTCTGGCCAAGAGTGAGATACTGGAGACTCATGGGACCATGAGCTTTCTAG GTGCTGAAACCAAGAACCTACAGTTACTGGTTCCAAAAACTGAGATATGTGAGGAAGCTGAAAAACCCCTCATGTTATCAGGAAGAATTCAGAAAGCTGATCCTCAAAGACCTGAGTTAGAAGAAGCTTGCGAAAAAGGAAGCATGTTAAAGAGACAGAGaataaagagggaaaagaaagatttCAGACAAATGATAGTGAATGACTGTCACTTACCTAAAAGCTTCAAAGAAGAGGAAGATCAGAAATGTAAGAAATCTGGGGGAAAATACAGCCTTAATTCTGGCACtgttaaaaatccaaaaacccaGCTTGGGCAAAAACCTTTTACGTGTAGCGTGTGTGGGAAAGGATTTAGTCAGAGTGCAAACCTCGTTGTGCATCAGCGAATCCACACTGGGGAGAAACCCTTTGAATGTCAtgaatgtgggaaggccttcaTTCAGAGTGCAAATCTTGTTGTGCATCAGAGAATCCACACTGGACAGAAACCTTATGTTTGCTCAaaatgtggaaaagccttcaCTCAGAGTTCAAATCTGACTGTACATCAAAAAATCCACTCCTTAGAAAAAACTTTTAAGTGCAGTGAATGTGAGAAAGCCTTTAGTTATAGCTCACAACTTGCTCGGCACCAGAAAGTCCACATTACAGAAAAATGCTATGAATGTAATGAGTGTGGGAAAACGTTTACTAGGAGCTCAAACCTCATTGTCCACCAGAGGatccacactggagagaagcccttTGCCTGTAATCATTGTGGCAAAGCCTTTACCCAGAGTGCAAATCTTATTGTGCATCAGCGAAGCCATACTGGTGAGAAGCCATATGAGTGTAAAgagtgtgggaaagcctttagtTGTTTTTCACACCTTATTGTGCACCAGAGAATTCACACTGCAGAGAAACCTTACGACTGCAgcgaatgtgggaaagcctttagtCAGCTCTCTTGCCTTATTGTCCACCAGAGAATTCACAGTGGAGATCTTCCTTATGTgtgtaatgaatgtgggaaggccttcaCATGTAGCTCGTACCTACTTATTCATCAGAGAATCCATAATGGAGAAAAACCTTACACgtgtaatgaatgtgggaaggccttcagACAGAGGTCAAGCCTCACTGTGCACCAGAGAATCCACACTGGGGAGAAGCCCTACAAATGTGAGAAGTGTGGTGCAGCTTTCATTTCTAACTCACACCTCATGCGACACCACAGAACCCATCTTGTTGAATAA